A stretch of Pristiophorus japonicus isolate sPriJap1 chromosome 10, sPriJap1.hap1, whole genome shotgun sequence DNA encodes these proteins:
- the LOC139275337 gene encoding testis-expressed protein 26-like codes for MQAIILTSRSITDSFHIQTGVKQGCVIAPTLFSIFLAAMLHLTVNTLPAGVELNYRTSGDLFNRSCLRSKITQTSVVELQATLIGFVNVIFLFSYPTFQLNVGTQCSQHPRFSQEVTNDQTKEKKNKQPVISLKVIKVPAKVKKCKKESNRDLKPCTAHPCPGAFSAFDSYQTTFMRDFPYRPGSAAELTRPRSSNGYTYPYQLQEPIGDSSYTKDYPWKCVPNQQPMQSGALWGCGKNNVDPCQSLMLWNLLKKDRDMYDRVPAYFVKPMSSEDIAQVEAYQYNTVYRQDYLGMQQEFQMKCPPCLPNIGRTEPCYPLTDNQYHYRKPNQKPELAICTSRYGSNKHWKTAAKGIVPRAIQAHIQKQEKRKHVTTYERDYGRINMNFAKILKSLEPKAFKSYLESLPLRDQEVLLQFLDNMM; via the exons atgcaggccataatccttaccagcagatccattacagactcttTCCACATccaaaccggggtcaaacagggctgcgtcatcgctccaaccctcttctcaatcttcctcgcagccatgctccacctcactgtcaacacgctccccgctggagtggaactaaactacagaaccagtggggatcTGTTTAACCGAAGCTGCctaaggtccaagatcacccaaacctctgtcgttgaactgca AGCAACTCTAATCGGTTTTGTAAATGTGATTTTCCTCTTCTCCTACCCCACATTTCAACTTAATGTTGGTACTCAGTGTTCCCAGCATCCGCGATTCTCTCAAGAAGTAACGAATGATCAAACAAAAGAGAAGAAAAACAAACAGCCAGTCATTTCTCTGAAGGTAATTAAGGTACCTGCAAAGGTTAAAAAATGCAAAAAAGAAAGCAACAGAGACCTCAAACCATGTACGGCTCATCCTTGCCCAG GGGCATTTTCAGCCTTTGATTCATACCAAACTACATTCATGCGTGACTTTCCTTATCGACCAGGTTCTGCGGCTGAACTCACACG TCCTAGATCGTCGAATGGATATACTTACCCATATCAGCTCCAGGAGCCGATTGgtgacagctcatacacaaaggacTATCCCTGGAAATGTGTTCCCAACCAACAGCCAATGCAAAGTGGGGCATTGTGGGGATGCGGGAAGAATAATGTTGACCCATGCCAA AGTTTGATGCTGTGGAACCTGCTCAAAAAAGACCGGGATATGTACGATAGAGTCCCAGCATACTTCGTGAAACCAATGTCTTCTGAAGACATTGCCCAAGTAGAAGCATATCAATATAATACAGTATATCGGCAAGATTACCTGGGAATGCAACAAG AGTTCCAGATGAAATGTCCCCCCTGTCTGCCCAATATTGGCAGAACGGAGCCATGTTATCCCCTCACAGATAACCAATATCACTATCGAAAACCAAATCAAAAACCTGAGCTCGCGATATGCACCTCTCGATATGGCAGCAATAAACACTGGAAAACTGCTGCAAAAGGAATAG TGCCCAGGGCGATACAAGCACACATCCAAAAGCAGGAGAAGAGGAAACATGTCACCACATATGAGAGAGATTATGGAAGAATTAATATGAATTTTGCCAAAATATTAAAGTCTTTAGAACCTAAAGCCTTCAAAAGCTACCTGGAGTCACTTCCACTTAGAG